DNA sequence from the Armigeres subalbatus isolate Guangzhou_Male chromosome 1, GZ_Asu_2, whole genome shotgun sequence genome:
gcggcgaactctattcgatcggagcgtcttgcggagtccaaagtacgtacgatttccaaccactatgcgtctccgaatttctctgctggaatcatttttggcagtcaccagtgagcccaagtacacaaattcttctaccacctcgatttcgtcaccacaaCGTCATCCACTCTTGCGGCAGAATCTCACCCTTGTAATTACCCAGCGCcttaccaccgtgtttaaacagctcggccgatctcctcctggatttcctggagattcggagccggaagtcgtattttcgttcgtcgggtctgctagttttaaataaatataattttctaGGCGGTTGTTCGgaagttcaacatcgatatATTGAAGGTCAGCTGTTACTATACACGGAGCAGATAGTTGGATTAAATGGAAGAAATAAgatatttgcattatttctgCAATCTATAATGTTTCATAAATGATCAATATCGTTACACTAGGCACCAATTTAGTTTAACATTAAAACTATAGAATCTGTTGACTTCCATATCGTTGTTCTGCGATtgaaaacctcaaaaatgtGTTATTTGGCAGTTCTATTTTATTGTGTAAAACATATAAGTTGTCCGCTTCATTATATGTTAAGGTTATGAGCCTTTGAAAGTTCAAAGTTATTTTTAGTTTGGATTCCGGGCAGTTTCATCTTAAACAGCTAGCAGTAGTAACCAATGGTTTGAAGAAAACTCCAAGCAGATATGAAAGTCGCCAATGTGGCTTCGAGATGTGTAATCCTGACACTGTGTTACCTAATCTGTGTTGTATTGACCTTACGATCACTTGAAAGGGCATCACTTTCTATAGGTTTATCACTCGTATAAATGTACAACATCCCCCAACAAGTCAAAATTTGAGGATTAAGTCTTTCTCAACTTCTCAATAAGACGGCAAGCAACTCACCTGCAAGAAATAAAAACCGGTTACACTCTTGCTGTTGATTGATCCCCAGCCGCAAATCAATCAGAGTAATTTCATGATTGAACAGACCTGAACCGCTGAGGAACCAACCCGCATATAATCACCGAAATTGCTTCCAATAGATCTCCGGCACCCCATAAATACTcagactttgttgaatattcAACCTGAATCAACTCATCTTCCTTTGAACAGGCACGCATGAACGGAATTGCACATTCCTACCAGCACCTTTTTTCCCCATTTTGAATACTTCTCTCGGCGTCAATCGTCCCGTATGCAGTCTACGGAATGCTGAGGCTGATAAATCTATTGTACTCATGCAATCATTTAGATATGTGCAACGGCAGCATTTTTCCTTCAAACTCCCACTCATTGCCCCACCTGATGACGGGTAGGTGAGTGTGAGTAGCaagaacgaacgaacgaaacagTGTATTGCCCTCTCCTCTGGGCTCAAGAGTGCTGCTTATGCAAACATTCTCATCCTTTCGAATCGGATCGAGTGTGTCTCCAGTTTCGACTCTTTTCATTGAATCGAGCAGAGTGTGAAGCAGGTGATGGCACGGCACAGTCTATCGTTTTCAATTTCCGGATTGATTGCACCCGGTGCGACACCTCCGCCACCTGCCatgattcgaaattcgaatttaGGTATTTTTTTTCCTCTGGGTTGTTCACAGCGGGAAGCAAGCCCTCGACGGATCAAAGCAAGGATGCCACAGCTCAGCTCCAccgattaatttttaattgactAGAATTTAATTGATAGCTTTTAAGTAATTCAATAAATTCTCTCCGACCCTTGTTCAACGGTGAAGACGACCTCGAACGCCGACCGCGCGACACGACTTTCGACGATGGGACGAGGTGTTGAAATTTGAAGCCGTTTTTAACCAATTTGCTTATCACACCAACACTGCGTGCCGTGCTGGCAGTTCCGGAAACCATCGCCGGTTGACAACATGCGGAAAAAATACGATCCTTTTACTTTGGAATCATGTCGCCCGTCCACATACAGCGCGCGTCGGCAAATAATTAAAACAGAAGGAAAAGTTGCTGTCACAAGCGATTTCATCGGCAGTTTTGTGAGCGCCACCGATGGCGGGTCCTTTTTTACGAAACTGGTTCGATGACAACTAATCCGCTTATTTTGGCTCGGGAACCGTAATGCCGATGCGGAAACGAAGCGAAATATAAGTGATGTGGGTTGGTTCGGAGTTTCATTGTCTTATGATTTATTTATCATGGAATTGTTGCAActttcccgtgaaaactctAATCTAGTTTTGTTGACGAAAGTGTGTATTCGTTCCGGTAAGGAAGTGGCAGTTATATGacctatttacattttattttggaTAAGGATATGTGTAGAACGATGTTGAGCATCATTAGAAAATAATGATCGAATGATATTGTCTTCTCTTGTTTGAGCACACATTTGGAAGCTGATTCGCGACAGTTGTGCACATGGTTTGTTTTGTTTCCCCTATTTTGCTCGACATTTTAATTCGGGAAACAAAACAAACCTGAAGCCATGTGCACAACTGTCGCGAATCAGCTTCCAAATGTGTGCTCAAACAAGGGAAGGCTGTCACTTTTAAGTAAAGttgaaatgagacagagccttagtAACGCTAGAGTAGACGCGACCAGGCGATGCAATTTTACAGTTTGTTGATAACACTTGACGACAAAATCAGAAAGAAATGTATTCGCAATactcatgtgttgcatttgtagcTCTAGACTTCTAAAAGCGACTGATAATTGCTATTTGTTGTTTGATTGGaaaaattccgagattatttggtcacaaaataGGAAAAGGTTCATCGCTTTAACGGCTATGCAATCACTTGCATGTATGCATGATTGCACGTTCTTATAAGTTAGAATACCAGTTTATTACGACAATTCAGGTAAAAATGGGTCTCTCAGGGGAAACGATAGGTAgagattttgaaaactgttcagttAAAAGACTTAAGATTTATGGCCCCGGAACCGCTCAGTTCCAGAATGGAACTGGCCCAAGCATGTGGATGACATGACCATGGAATTGAATAATCTACTTAGAGGTTTGAAATACCAAACAAAAAACACTAACATGCGGTTGATAATGATCTGGTGGTTGGTTGGTCAAGCGAGGAAGCTGCCGATAAGAAGGCCAGCGGTTACGCAGCCGGTGTGTTGCCGATCCAAGCCAGAGGAAATTCGGGCAATGATGCGACCGACGGTATGTCGGACGATGATTTGGCTAGCGGGCTGCAAACCGGAATGGCTTTTGGTGTTGAAAAACGGGTAGTTGGCTGTTGAAGCACGGGTGGTTGTAGAACGATCTCGTGGTAGGCCGGATAGAAAACAGTGCGGGTGATGGTGGTACAGCAAACGTGTTACGATGCGATAATCTGGAGGCTGAACGATTACACGGCTACGACCGAACGAAGAAGCGGGCGATATGCGGCCGCGTGATTATACAGCCAACGGGCTGCGAGCGACAACATAGTCGGCCGGAAGTTTGCTGATTACGCGGCTTATGAACGGCCGAACAAAGTAGTTGCCAATAGGTGGCTAGGTGATTACACAGTCAATGAGCTTCGATGCGATGGTGGTGCGTTTGACGGATGGCAGTTGATTTGAAGAGATGACTGGCAAGTGGCGTCGTAGATATCGACTATATGCCGGACGATAGTATAAACGGCAAACTATAAAGCCACTGATGCATGTCCTGTATCGTGGTtagctacacgttcgccttacaagcggatggtcacgGGCTCGATTCCCAGTTTTACGTTCGCGGATGGTAGTGACCGAGTACATTTCTCGTATGACGATTAAAACAGGCGGCATAACATTAAACGAATTAAaactatattttaaaaataacttcTCCGATTCATGGTACAATCATAACAACAAAAggtatacacacacatacaaaaCGATTATCCTACTCGGCTATTCTAGCATCGACGGATAGCAGATACAACTGCCACCAGGGAGCTCAGCGATAGTGTTCGTAATTGTAGTTAGGGATGTCCATTATCCCAACATCTCCCCCTTCAATACAGCTGATAGGGATCAAACCGTACCGGCGGTCTTCTAGCGGGAAGAGCGACGAGGTACCTGGGCAGCTGTAGTTTGTTTATTGGCTGATAGGAACTCTGCTGACGACGACGTTACAGAGCTTGGCATGGAAGATGATGTAGGCTTCGACGAAGACGCTTCTGGTGACACCCACACTTATACATGCTTTGATACTGATGTAAATTGCAGCGGCGTAGAATGTTCGGATGAAAATCCAGGCATTGTCGATGACGATATAGATGTTGCGTTCGACTTGGACAATGACGGTAGCGGAGGTGTCGTCACCGGCTTTGAACAGTATATTGGTTTTGACAAATTCCAGGCGCTGAGCAGAATATCCAAAGGCAAATTAACATCACGCTTACCAGGCTTCGATGAAGAGTTTTTACAGTTGGAACCAGTTCGAAGCTGGTTTAGATGCACATGAACCATACGCTTATCTTCCACCCACACGTTGAACATAACACGTCCAATTGGTTCCAAAACAACTCCGGACGCCCATCTCCACTGGTTACTTGAGTAGATCTTAGCATATACTAAATCGCCTTTCTTGAATGGTTTCCGCCTAGTCTTTGTTTCTTCACTGCACACTACTGTTGGAATAGTTGTCGGGCGAAGCAAGTCTAAGCTCGTGCGAATTTTGCGTCCAAACATTGCTTCCGATGGTGATTTACCTTCTGGTGTTGCTGGATTTGGCGTAGTGCGATAGGTCAACAAGAAAACGTCTAACGCTTCCTGTATTGTTCCTTTCCCCTCTCGGATTTTCTTCACGGATCTTTTGAAGGTGTCCACAAACCTCTCTGCTTGTCCATTTGACTGTGGATGATACGGTGCTGTGGTGATGTGTTGTAGTGGTTGACTTGGTTTCACTATTTCAACCCACTTGGAGTGGGCGTCGACGCTTAACAAGAAGTATTCTCCTTCGATTGGACCGGCGTAGTCCACGTGTACACGTTGCCATGGATACGTTGATTTTGGCCATGATAGCGGCTCGGACTTGGCTGGGCTTTTAGCAACTGCTGCACAATGATGACAGGAACGACGGCCAGTAAACATAGCTACGAGCAATCGTCTTCATACGCTACATTCCTGGGTGACCTCGGTGCAAATGATGTAAACAGCGCTTTCGGAAATTCGACGGAATCACCAGACGTTCGCCGAACATTATGCAGCCTTGTACAGTTGATAGAGAATCCCGACGATCGTAGAAACGTTTAGCATCTTCGCCTTTGACACTGGACTTTGATTTTGGCCAACCATCTTGGATGAAGCGGAAGAGCTTCCCAGCTCATGATCTGAACGTGTTTCTTCTTGAACCATCTTGAAGTTGAGTAGTAGAGCATTGACTCCAGAACGATGCTAGCAACCACGAAATCCCCTTCAGACGGTGTAGACGGGGATTCCTTTTTTTGATCCGAAGATACGAAGTAACGGAGCGTGATCGGTCTGTAACGTGAACTTTCTGCCAAAAACCATTTTGTGAAATTTAGTAACGGCGAAAATAATCGCGAGTTCTTCGCGATCTGGTTGGCTTGTTCTGCTGGGGTCAATGCTCTAGAAGCATGCTGACAATTTTGATTGATCCGTCCGGGAACTTGTGACTTAACGTGGCCCCGATTCCGATGGATAACGCATCTGCCGACACAATGATGTCAAGTGCTGGATTGTAGTGTGTTAGTAGCAAATCGGATGACAGGATCTTCTTAAAGTTTTCGAAAGCTTTTTGGCATTCAGACGACCATACGAAATGCCATCCGTTCTTGAGAAGCTCATCTAGTGGATACCTTAGCATAcgcattcattcattcatttatttagtctacatctatacagataacactgaatcaacaatttgacgccacaatacacggttcgaggccgcatctctccatcctcgaatacgccccacgctcgccaagtcgttctgcacctggtctgcccatctcgctcgctgcgctccacgtcgtctcgtacctgccggatcggaagcgaacaccatctttgcagggttgctgtccggcattcttgcaacatgccctgcccatcgtacccttccggctttagctaccttctggatactgggttcgccgtagagctgggcgagctcatggttcattcttcgccgccacacaccgtcttcttgtacaccgccaaagatggtcctaagcacccgtctctcgaatactccgagtgcttgtaagtcctcctcgagcattgtccatgtttcatgtccgtagaggactaccggtcttattaacgtcttgtacatgacacatttggtgcggtggcgaatcttttcgatcgcagtttcttctggagcccgtagtaggcccgacttccacagatgatgcgccttcgtatttcacgactaacgttgttgtcagccgttagcaaggatccgaggtagacgaattcctcgaccacctcgaaggtatccccgtctatcgtaacactgcttcccaggcggaccctgtcgcgctcggttccacccacaagcatgtactttgtctttgacgcattcaccaccagtccaacttttgttgcttcacgtttcaggcgggtgtatagttctgccacctttgcaaatgttcggccgacaatgtccatgtcatccgcgaagcaaataaattgactggatctgttgaaaatcgttccccggctgttacacccggctctccgcatgacaccttctagcgcaatgttgaacaacaggcacgaaagtccatcaccttgtcttagtccccggcgcgattcgaacgaactggagtgttcgcccgagatcttcacacagttttgcacaccatccaccgttgctttgatcagtctggtaagctttccagggaagctgttctcgtccataattttccatagctctacgcggtccatactgtcgtatgccgccttgaaatcaacgaacagatggtgcgttgggacctggtattcacggcatttttgaaggatttgccgtacagtaaagatctggtccgttgtcgagcggccgtcaacgaagccggcttgataacttcccacgaactctttcactaatggtgacagacgacggaagatgatctgggatatcactttgtaggcggcattaaggatggtgatcgcatACGCATACTTGGGACGAATTTGCCGTAATAGTTTATCGCTCCTAAGAATGAGCGTACCTCTGAAATATTGGTTGGGTCTGGCATGTTGCGGATCACTTCGATTCTGGCCGGATCCGGTCGTAGACCACGCTCATCGATCATGTGACCAACGTATTTGATTTGTTGCTGGTCAAACGAACATTTCTCCGCTTTGATTGTGAACCCGTACTCTTGAAGTCGACGAAGAACGTTTTCGAGGTTCCGCTGATGGTGTCCCAATCAGGAGAGAATTACAAATTTATATCATATTGTGTTACTGAGTTCAACAGTTTTTATAACATAGGCTGTTATAAACTTggttcaggatgttgttaaaataacaaaattttctaattctgttataattttgttaagaaaaaatgtgataataatttatcataactcgattatatcaacggttgttataaataactgatattgtTACAATCATGTTATAATCTTGTTTTACCTTCCTAGTCGGGGTTCCTCATCCATACCGCCAATTAGCACGTCGTCTAGGTAACCTGATTTACATTCTAATCCAGCTAACATGGTATCCACCAGCTGCTGAAAAGCTTCAGGTGCTGTTTTTACTCCCGGCGGAAGCCTGTTGTAGCGGTAGAGTCCCCGATGTGTGTTGATAGTTAGCATATCCCTGGATTCTTCTTGCACTTCAACCTGCAAAAATGCGTCAGAAAGGTCGATTTGACTGAACATTTTGCAGTTTGACAATTTTGCGAAGATGTCCTGCGGCAGTGGAAGCGGGTATTGATGCGGCTGTAGAGCGTCGTTCAAACCTGTTGAGTAATCTCCGCAAATCCTTACCGCTTGGCTTGCTTTCTTCACGACGACTATTGGAGCGGCCCACTCTGAATACTTCACTGGTGTTATGATCCCAGCGTTTTCCAAACGATCCAACTCTTCATCTACGGTCATGTGCATTGCGTACGCGACAGAACGCTTAGGTCGGAAAATGGGTTGTGCTCCTTCTTTCAGCGTAAGTTGCACATTCGCCTTAGTACACAGCCCAGGAACATCACTGAACACCGTCGGGTAGGCCTGCTTGAGAGTGCTGATCGCTGATGTCGAACTAGTGACATGGTTGCAAAGACGATTCATGGGTACCGACCAGAAATTGAATTGATCGATTAAATCCAGCCCAACCAAGTTGAGCTGTTGCTCTACCACGTAGAAATGAGCCTGACGCTTCATCCCGTTAACCGAAACCTCACAGGAACATTCAAACATTACCTTGAGCGGCTTTCCGGATGCATTGGACGCTTGGACGGTTGTTGGATTTGACGCAGGTCGCCCGATTTTCCGCCAGGTTTTCTCGCAGATGATGCTTATATCCGACGCTGTAGCTAGCTGTAATCTTATTTGCCGATCATTCGCTAGTACTTGCACAAATCTTCCTCTCTTCTTTGCATTCTTCAGTCTTCCGTATACTTTTTGTTTCCAATCGGTGCGATGAAAAACGCTTGTTTTGACTTCGTGGACTTCTCGCCTTCCTTACGCTGGAACAGTATCCGTTCTTGTGtccaatttttttgcaatctcgGCATTGATGCTTCTTGAAAGGACAATCCTTGGAGTAATGTATAGCACTGCAGTTCCAACACAGCGAACCAGGTACGGTACCAGTAGTTCGGTTTGATAGGGGAACCGGAGAACGCCTCTCATATCGGGATGCATGCTTCCCGTCAAATTTCTTGCTTTTGATTCTTGAACTTATGTCGAATTAGGCCTTGCCTCAATCATCGCCGTATCGTGCTTGATGCTAAGGAGCCGTTGGCACTCATCCGATGTTTGCTCCAAACTGATATCGGCCCTTTCTTCAATTCTGCTTAGCAAACGCGTTCGAACCTTAGCATCGCTTTCTGCTTTTAGTCCGCATACGAACACTAGGCACTTGAACTGATCTTCAGTTAGCTTCCCAAGTTCAAATTCCACACATAGTTTGTTCACTCTGCATGCATAGGTTTTGAAATCCTCTGTAGCTTGCTTGGCAACTTGTAAACAGCGATAGCGCCGACTTAGGACAAATTTGACTGActacttgttcttctcggaggcacgCTGGTATTGTGTACAGTCCAAATtggtttgatgcagatgttctaggttttcCGAATTACTCTGGAATTAACATCAATCGGTCTACCAGGCCAACTCCGACTGCTATCAAACCAAAATCATCCCAACATGTCCACACCCTTGAGTCCTTGCGTATTCTGTGCAGCCAAAATTCGTTTAATACAGATGTTTTagattctccaaattgttctggaattcagatcaattggtctactagATCAACTACGCCTCTCATCTGAtcgaaatcaacccagcatgtgTGTGCATACAAGTCCATGGAGTCCTTGCGTATTATGTGCAGTCCgaattagtttgatgcagatgtacTAGGTTCTCCTAGAAACGACGGGaagcgccatttggccgaaggccacacAGTCGaaagtttggccgaatatgtcatttggccgaaactgtCGTTcagctgaaatggtcgtttggcagaaagggccatttggctgaaaatgtgatttagctgaaatggacgtacggccaaaaatgtcgttcgaCTGAACTGATCCTTTAGCcgaagtcgtttggccgaaaatgtagtttggcagaaagggccatttggtcgaacggaTCAACATTTTTTACTGTTAAAATAATATTCGGCAGTATACCCGTTCaaccaaatgatattttcgcccaaacgattttttcggtcAACGAATCAATTGGGCCgaatgatattttcggccatGTTACCTAGTTGACCAAAAGACGATTACGGCCTaatgacctgttagggaaaacgGCTGTTTTGTTCGAACTACCTGTTTACCTTCTGTAAACTGCCTTCTATACTACCAcattttctctcttctttcgcTACTAACATTGTTGCGCATGAGCTGTCATGTTGAGCTGTACTGCACAATCAGCGGTTTACAAGCGGCTTCGTAACACCCCAGCTCATAACATCCGGTATTATCGGATTTAACGAATCTCCAACGCCGCTAGATTCACCACACCACGTCTTTGAACCTTGCCGTCCTCGGTTCTCACGTCTGCCATTCGGATCCTTCCGTTCGAA
Encoded proteins:
- the LOC134207584 gene encoding uncharacterized protein K02A2.6-like codes for the protein MKRQAHFYVVEQQLNLVGLDLIDQFNFWSVPMNRLCNHVTSSTSAISTLKQAYPTVFSDVPGLCTKANVQLTLKEGAQPIFRPKRSVAYAMHMTVDEELDRLENAGIITPVKYSEWAAPIVVVKKASQAVRICGDYSTGLNDALQPHQYPLPLPQDIFAKLSNCKMFSQIDLSDAFLQVEVQEESRDMLTINTHRGLYRYNRLPPGVKTAPEAFQQLVDTMLAGLECKSGYLDDVLIGGMDEEPRLGR